The Geminicoccaceae bacterium SCSIO 64248 genomic interval CACGCATCACCTGCCGCAGGGCATCCGAACAGGCCTGCTTGAAGATCTCGGGATTGCTGTATGACATAAGGACTTGCCGATTCTCGAGCGAGTCGTCGTCATGTGCGTGAGCGCAGGAAACGGCAAGATAGTCGAGCACGTCGTCACCGCTGTTCTCGATCCAATAGCGGCACCCCTCGGTAATGAAGGCTATACCGCAGGATGTGATATTACGCTCGAACCTTTCTCCCGAAGTCGACATCACAGTAATATGCGCCTCGCCGCTCGTGAAGCAAAGCAGGATATGTGTATTGTCTGCCGATGTTGGGCCACAAATTGCGATCGGATCTAAAGTAGCCACTTGAATTGTAAGACGAGACATTGCTATATCGTCCGCCATGCCGCTATTCCTCGCCGCTCGTTCCTCCTTGCTGAGTGCGACTATGCAGACCGGTCACAATACAACCAAGTGAATTGTGTTGAAGTCGTCATCAGAAATATTGAAGAGGGCAGGCATGACATCGTTCCCGACCGACCTTCTCGCGACCTTCGTCGCCATCGCCGAGACCGGCAGCTTCGCGACAGCGGCGGAGCGGGTACGACGAAGCCCGTCGGCGGTTAGCATGCAGATCAAGCGCCTCGAGGCCGATATCGGCCAGACACTGTTCGTCCGCCGTCCAAACGCCATGGTCCTGACCGCGGCGGGCGAGAAGCTGATGCCGCACGCGAATCGTATCTTGCGCATGCATGAGGAGGCCTGGGCCGCGGTCGCCACCGCCCATGTTGTCGATACCGTGGTCCTGGGCTGCCCGGACGACTATATCGACACCCTTTTGCCACCGATCCTGACAGGCTTCGGTGCGGTCTATCCCGAGGTCGAGGTCCAGCTGGTCTGCGAATCCAGCACGCGCCTCTATGAATTGGCCAATACCAACGCGATCGATCTGGCGTTGGTAACGCGCCACCCGACCCGGCCGGAGCTTCCGGTGCTTCGCCAAGAGCGGCAGGTCTGGGTTGGCGCGCACGGCAACGATCTCCATGAGCACGATCCCTTGCCCCTGGCGCTCTTCCAGCCGGGCTGCCTGACCCGGCAGATCGTTACCGCCGCGCTCGACAGGATCGAGCGCCAGCATAACATCGCCTATAGCAGCGCCAGCCTTGCGGGATTGCTGACCGCCGTGCGCACCGGCCGCGCGATCACGGCGCTGCCGGAATGCGGCGTGCCGGCCGATCTTCGGATCTTGGGCCGGCAGGATGGGTTGCCGCCCTTGGCGCCGCTCGAGCTGGCTGTGGTCCAGGCGGTCGAGGCCGCAAGGCCTGCGGTGCGCGCGCTGACCGAGCAGCTGGTCGGCAGTCTGAGCACGCCGGCCGAGGCCGACAATCTCATCCGCCTCTACGAAAAGCGCTTGCTCGGGGCCTAGAAGCTTATCGAGCTCGGCCCGTAACGCACGGATTTCGCCTCATAATTTCATTGGGCTTTCCATAACATCTCTTATCCGCTCTTAGTGTGTTGCAACCGGATAGAAATGGCCGCACCGCCGCAAAGTAGGAATGTCACGGTGCCGCCCGTTCGCAGCCGGACGGGTCAGGTGCTCTCAATCCTGGGGTCCCGCGGTTTCACGGCTCTTGCGGCCAGGCCGCATGCGCATCGTCGATAACGTAGGCGTGGGCGTGGCGGCGACGGCCATGCGATTCGACGAGATGCGGATGATCCGCTGGCAGATCGGTGTGGCTGTGCTCGATCACGTCGGGATCGTCCGCCGGCCAGACACGCAGGCCCGTTGCGACCGCGAGCGCGGCCAACACAGCGAGGAGAGCGGCCGTCAGGGGCAATCCCAAGTTCGCCCCCACCCAACCGGCGAGCGGGTAGGCGATTAGCCAGCACGCATGGGAGAGCGCGAATTGCGCGGCGAACAGCGCGGGTCGGTCCTCGGGGTGGGAGGATCGACGCAGCAAGCGTCCGGACGGTGTTTGGGCGGTCGAGTAGGCAAGGCCAAGCACGAACCACAACGGCAGCAACCAGCCGTAGGAAGGCAGCGCAGCCGCGGCCAGAGTCCCCAGCGCCAGCAGCCCTGCGCCGGCCAGCATGACGGTACGATCTTGGATACGGTCCAGGACGCCAGGCAGGCTCAAGGCCGCGATCATCGACCCGCCGCCAAAGGCCGTGAGCGCAAGAGCGGTGCTTTGCTGATCGAGGCCGAAGCGCGATTGGACGAAGACGACCGTGTCGACGATGACGAGTGCACCTGCGGTCGCGACCGCGACGTTGATCGCAAGCAGGCCACGTAAGCGCGGGGTGGCGAGGTAGATGCGGATGCCGCGTGTCGTACGATCGTAGATCCCGCGCGGTGCCGTGGGCTTGGGGCTCGGCAGCGCGACCGACAAAACCAGTCCGGCCGAGGCGAGGAAGCCGATCACGGTTCCGGCGAAAAGGTCATGGAAGCCGATCAACGTAAGCAGCATGGCAGCCAGCATCGGGCTGATCACGCTCTCGAGGTCGTAGGCAAGCCGGGAGAGCGAAAGGGCGCGTGTGTAGTCCGTCTCATCGACAAGAACGTCCGGGATGGTCGCCTGGAAGGTCGGCGTGAATCCCGCTGAGGCCGACTGAAGAATGAAGATCAAGACGTAGACCTGCCAGATCTCGGTCACGAACGGCAGCAGAAGCGCCACGCTGGCGCGGACAAGGTCGAGCGCGACCAGCATCGCGCGTCGGGGCACGCGCTCGC includes:
- a CDS encoding LysR substrate-binding domain-containing protein yields the protein MTSFPTDLLATFVAIAETGSFATAAERVRRSPSAVSMQIKRLEADIGQTLFVRRPNAMVLTAAGEKLMPHANRILRMHEEAWAAVATAHVVDTVVLGCPDDYIDTLLPPILTGFGAVYPEVEVQLVCESSTRLYELANTNAIDLALVTRHPTRPELPVLRQERQVWVGAHGNDLHEHDPLPLALFQPGCLTRQIVTAALDRIERQHNIAYSSASLAGLLTAVRTGRAITALPECGVPADLRILGRQDGLPPLAPLELAVVQAVEAARPAVRALTEQLVGSLSTPAEADNLIRLYEKRLLGA
- a CDS encoding MFS transporter, which produces MLSVLQNRTYRHLFLAQIIALIGTGLATVALGLLAFDLAGPDAGAVLGTALAIKMIAYVGVAPLASAFSERVPRRAMLVALDLVRASVALLLPFVTEIWQVYVLIFILQSASAGFTPTFQATIPDVLVDETDYTRALSLSRLAYDLESVISPMLAAMLLTLIGFHDLFAGTVIGFLASAGLVLSVALPSPKPTAPRGIYDRTTRGIRIYLATPRLRGLLAINVAVATAGALVIVDTVVFVQSRFGLDQQSTALALTAFGGGSMIAALSLPGVLDRIQDRTVMLAGAGLLALGTLAAAALPSYGWLLPLWFVLGLAYSTAQTPSGRLLRRSSHPEDRPALFAAQFALSHACWLIAYPLAGWVGANLGLPLTAALLAVLAALAVATGLRVWPADDPDVIEHSHTDLPADHPHLVESHGRRRHAHAYVIDDAHAAWPQEP